The Microcaecilia unicolor chromosome 3, aMicUni1.1, whole genome shotgun sequence nucleotide sequence GGCTGAAAACTTCACTTAACATTCACACAGGTGGATTATTCCTCATTCTTATGTACAATTTATGTAGCACTGTAGTGTTTACTTGGTAGCATAATTGTGTAGtactgtaattttagtgacatgtTAACAGTGTTAGCGACTAGCAGGGCCATACCATATATACTTGAAATATAAACAGATATGTtgggcaaaagaaaaaaagaataaaaagttgAATCTGCTTATATTTGAGCCTAACCTCCCTCCACTGTGGCATCCAGCATTCCTCTTTTTCCCTGCTTTCCCTGAGGTGTCACGCCACTGAAACCTTCACCTGCCACCTCCTCCTACCCCCCCCAAACTTGAAACTCCCACTTTCTTCCTCATTCcccttccccaggcctaccttacagccttggtggtctagtggcaagCTGGGGCAGGAGTAAACCCCACACACTCCTGCCCATGTGGTCTCTGTGGTGAAAATGGATGCCAGTGCCAGCTtcaattccaaaatggctgccgcaacctcCTGTGACAATCTTGCGAGACTGCTGCTGGAACTCACAGCAGCCAGTTTCGTTAAAGTGATCGCATGAGCATGTGGTTTAATTTGTAGTGACTTGCATATTCAGATTTAAATATCAAGTACATCTTTGAATATGTTACAGAAATCTGTTAATTTAACAATTAGCCCAAaggaaaaaagaggagaaaaaaaatctgtcgCCTTAGTAATAAAGCCTCCTGAGGAGGAGAAAAGAGGAAAATACTTGTCTAGATAAAGACATCTATTTAActgccaaccccctccccctcctctatcACCCATATCTGCCCATCGTTTAGCATGTGGTAGAGTGGCTGTGACTGCCAAATTATTATTCTagaaaaattgaagaaaacacAAGTGGTGGACTTCACCTTGCTCACATATTTGCAAGAGTAATGAACTCGAATTTTTGCCCCTTGAGAAAACGCAGGAAGTTTTCTAACTTGTGAGTCTTCTCACACGAGCCAATAGAAATCCAAACTTCCCTTTCAGAAATACTTCTCAGTTGCAAAAATACAGATGCATAATGACATTCCTTATCTTGGTTACATACAAAGGTCACCAAGTGTGCAGTGTTCTTGACTTCTCCACCCCCTACGCATAGTGAcgtagtaaatgatagcagataagacCTGCACGGTCAATCCAGTCCACCCAACAAGGCAGTCAGAGCCACACCTTCCACTCCATGCAGATTACAGtccatgattaaacactggtatcgCAACTAGGGCAGTTAGCAATTTGCCACCATACCAACCACACATGGGCAGTGTTGTTGTTCTAAGACTGCATCATGTATATGCTTAAACAATATTCCTAACAATTTAACTTATTAGTTTcaacattgttttccccttaCCCTTTGAGatgcagggccgccaaggggggggggcagggcggacaaaattccccgggcctccaaggggggcccggcaccgcagtccccgatctcacccGCCCTCAACTCTGtcgaccgtccgccaccgggccgggccccccacATTTAAATCATCACAtcacctcacctgtcacctctgtGACTGAAAGTGCAacagcggcagatcggattcgcctcccttcgggccttccctccctgagggcgggacacggaggaaagacctgaagggaggcgaatccgatctgctgctgctgcactttcagtcacggagcgaaGTGACTGGTGAGGCGCTGGGATGATTTAAGTGCAGGGAGCCTgacccagtggtggacggaggggggcgggtggggactgcggcgcggcggcctggaggggggggggcggtggtgatGACCgcgggggcggggccccgggggcagccttgccccaggcccggcccagtctctcggcggccctgttgagATGCACTGCACCCTCACTCATTAATGTGCTATAAAATACACAGGcttgatcttcatctgtcttgtCTCATTTaggggacacagactgtagaactcTGCCCATCACTGACCTTATTCCTCCAAAAATGCCATCACATCCGTGCAATCTGATGATGGGCGACACTCTCTGTTCCCCACTTTGACTTTCAGATTTTCCCGCCGATTTAGTTTGCTAAGTAATTGTAAAGCATTGTCCAGGATTTTCAAAATCTCAGTTAAATGCATCTTAAAAAGACTCATGGGCATAGATGTCCCCAGGAGAGCCTCAGGTTTAAATTCCTGTCTCCACTTTTTTTCATGGATCACTGTTTTATCCTATATCAGGGAAGCTTGAACTATAGTAATTTGCTCCACATGGCCTGATCTCAAATTCTCTGGCTGTGATCAGATACCAAAGAATCCTCAGGCCTCAAAGTTCTGCAAAATATCAGGCCAAAATATCATGCCATATGGGCTGCGTTAGCATCATTACAACGTAATCCTTGTAGGTTTCTCAAAGGAGGAGCAGACAATTTCTAGCCACATCAGGGGCTAGGGGCCTCCACTTCACTTACCCCCTCATTTGCTGGTCCAATATCATACCAAAAAGCAAATCGTTTATGgatcctgtgcactaaggccacctttactgcagcagtaaaatggctgactttttttttccatttcattaAAGTGAATGACTGTGtgttaatgttaccattagcatgttaccatttaaaaaaaaaaattagcatgtgagcacttaccgtcatctattttgtaggcagtaagtgctcacacgctAACTGGCGTGTAGTAATGTGGATGCCTTCCAGGTacgccccctccaacaaacactAAAAAACCCATTTTTTAGGGCTTGGGTATAACTCATCAATTTGATCCTTATCATAGGACGCCTGAGTGCATCCTGGAGTAAGCGCACGCCaacgcttaccacagcttagtaaaaggtcaccTTAAATAATTACCTACTTTTGAATAAAAAAGTTAAACAAATCACTGCATCCCTTATTTCAGTAACATAAAAGAAGTAATCCTTCAGCCAGATCAGCTTTTTAATCATTAATTTAAAAGCCTGAAATCCAAACTTGATGGGGCACGTCCTCGAACAGAAGAgttttgaagagatgtgtctcaACTGCTTAAATGCAGCTGCCACCTAGCATATGTCTTGTTGGTACCTCAAGTTCCACTTACTTTGAAGAAAATGTGTTCATAAAGACTTTTTGGAAAACCCTAACCTTGTCTGAAGTCTTCTTGAAAACTAGAAATGATATGTCTGGGGCTTGGTTTTGTAAATATTTGCAGAACTGAGCCCCCTGTCAAATATGAGTACTCAGAAAGGGGGCTACAAATAACTCTTCCAAATCTACTCCAGGCCCTTTCCTTTACGGGACAAGAGCTTAAAGGAACTGAGACTTTTTTCTTCCTCGTTTTAGGCAACCTCTAGCCTCTTCCTTTAGGAAGGttagaaaagcttttttttttttctaagcaaAAATATAATGGGAATAATAAATTCAACATCACCACCCCCCCTGAATGTGAGCTAGCAGCTGCTCCCTAAATGAATATCTAGAACCAAGCACCAAGGTGTTCAACTTGTAGGTCAAACGCAGGGGAAGAAAGGTCTCAAAATCCAGCTTAAAcactccaccaacaatggatctATCACTAGTGTGAAAGATGGAATAAACCATTGCATTAATCTCTAGTGGGATGCTGTGGTAAGATGGTGAATTCCCACCCTTTGACTCTTATACAGAGATGCTATTTAGTAAGGTTTCCAATGGGGCCTTGCATGTatcaatggtatatagtgctttTACCAGTTTGTCTGGAATTAATTCATCAGTTCCTGGAGTCATTAAATCTTTACATTAATGATCTAATTGTATTACAACTGTACACAAAAACTCAGTGCTTTTCCCTCCTTGCTTTTTCTGCAGGAAACTGAAAAGTTGGAAGAGGAGAAGTCAGGTCTGCAGAAAGAGATTGCTGAGCTACAGAAAGAGAAGGATAAATTGGAATTTATGCTGGTTGCTCATTCTCCAGTGTGCAAAATTAGCCCTGATGAGAGGagaaccccacccccacacaaccTGCAGGCCCTCCGCACCATGGTGTCCAATAAAGTGGTAGTGAAAAAAGAACCGATAGAGGAAGAGATCCCATCTGCTTCCATCACCAACAAAGCCCAGAGGTCTGTCATTAAGCCCATCAGCATTGCAGGGGGGTTCTTTGGAGAAGAGCCACTCAACACACCAGTGGTGGGGACCTCGACTCCTCCCAGTACACCAAGCACCTCTAACCTTGTCTTCACCTATCCCAGTGTGTTGGAGCAGGACTCCCCCGCTTCCCCTTCTGAGTCTTGCTCCAAGGCCCATcgccgcagcagcagcagtggagaCCAGTCTTCAGACTCCTTAAACTCTCCCACCTTATTGGCATTGTAACGACACGAGATGACATCGGTGTTGAGAACTGTGTTCAAGAATGATGACAGGGAGGGCCAAAGACCTGTGGAGTTGGGAGGGGTGGGATGATGTATGGCAGGTGCATCCAAGGACGGGAAGGAATAGCAAAGCACAAAAACCAAACGAGTGGCTTTTGAAGCCCTTTTTCCAGGCAAAAATGAAACCTTTTTAGATCTCTCTAAAGGACTGGATCTTTACAACGATGTAGCATAGATATTTCTTGGCTAAGATGAGGGGGAAGAAGCTATAGAAAATCCAATCATTCATCTTTGTTTTTTTGATCTTGTGATTTGGTTCCAAATGTCTGTCTTGCTGCTTGGTTGTGGACATCTTGATGTGCCGTTGCATTTCATCATCTTTGTCCAGTAGATGCCTTGGTAGAAGCTTTTTTGATTCTGAACTTGTGGAGAGAGGTTTTTGTGGGGTGGAGCAGCAGGGTTATGggaacattttgttttctttttcattttttaaagaggAACAACAGTTTGagcggggtgtgtgtgtgtgttgaaagGTATGGAATGTTTGA carries:
- the FOSL2 gene encoding LOW QUALITY PROTEIN: fos-related antigen 2 (The sequence of the model RefSeq protein was modified relative to this genomic sequence to represent the inferred CDS: deleted 1 base in 1 codon), which gives rise to MYQDYPGNFDSSSRGSSGSPGHSESYSSGSCNSIATSVYQKFRQDMPGSSSAFIPTINAITTSQDLQWMVQPTVITSMSSPYARSHPYGHPLPSLVSVTGHTALQRPGVIKTIGTTVGRRRRDEQLSPEEEEKRRIRRERNKLAAAKCRNRRRELTDKLQAETEKLEEEKSGLQKEIAELQKEKDKLEFMLVAHSPVCKISPDERRTPPPHNLQALRTMVSNKVVVKKEPIEEEIPSASITNKAQRSVIKPISIAGGFFGEEPLNTPVVGTSTPPSTPSTSNLVFTYPSVLEQDSPASPSESCSKAHRRSSSSGDQSSDSLNSPTLLAL